A single region of the Brassica rapa cultivar Chiifu-401-42 chromosome A03, CAAS_Brap_v3.01, whole genome shotgun sequence genome encodes:
- the LOC103838558 gene encoding GLABROUS1 enhancer-binding protein isoform X2 has translation MMNLDFPDGTSPPSHIPRSRKSPRKNASKPSPPPPPPPEPATEHVTNKKKKKKKALASSSRIWNEEDELTVLKGLVEYQAQKGNEPKSNWGDFYRFVGGSITGKFSKEQVLTKIRKLKAKFIANMQKANTSKSEAFLLSKSIWGPQSESDQSADHTKSGEEMANHEPSNNEVTKADFEGNEESWVVRDAFETMVSKGLSDYQKKLQLEKLMNLGSGKRRELSDEWKELCAEEVKLNIKKFKFSAMLAEAAKW, from the exons ATGATGAATCTTGATTTCCCCGACGGCACCTCACCGCCTTCACATATTCCCCGCAGTAGAAAATCCCCACGGAAAAATGCTTCAAagccttctcctcctcctcctcctcctccagaaCCAGCAACAGAACACGTGacaaataagaagaagaagaagaagaaggcattGGCGAGCAGCAGCAGAATCTGGAACGAGGAGGATGAGCTTACTGTGTTAAAAGGGTTAGTGGAATATCAAGCTCAGAAAGGAAACGAACCCAAGAGTAACTGGGGTGACTTTTATCGTTTCGTGGGAGGCTCCATCACGGGGAAATTCTCAAAGGAACAGGTTTTGACTAAGATCCGCAAGCTGAAAGCCAAGTTCATTGCTAACATGCAGAAAGCAAACACTAGCAAATCTGAAGCCTTTCTACTTTCCAAAAGTATATGGGGCCCCCAAAGTGAATCTGATCAGTCTGCTGATCACACCAAGAGTGGT GAGGAAATGGCTAATCATGAACCTTCGAATAATGAGGTAACAAAAGCTGACTTTGAAGGCAACGAGGAGTCATGGGTTGTGCGAGATGCGTTCGAGACCATGGTGTCCAAAGGCTTAAGTGATTATCAAAAGAAGTTGCAGCTTGAGAAGCTGATGAACCTTGGATCTGGTAAAAGAAGAGAGTTGAGCGATGAGTGGAAAGAGTTATGTGCTGAGGAAGTTAAACTCAATATCAAGAAGTTTAAGTTTTCTGCTATGCTTGCAGAGGCTGCTAAATGGTAA
- the LOC103838558 gene encoding GLABROUS1 enhancer-binding protein isoform X1 has translation MISWFRASLHVRIATMMNLDFPDGTSPPSHIPRSRKSPRKNASKPSPPPPPPPEPATEHVTNKKKKKKKALASSSRIWNEEDELTVLKGLVEYQAQKGNEPKSNWGDFYRFVGGSITGKFSKEQVLTKIRKLKAKFIANMQKANTSKSEAFLLSKSIWGPQSESDQSADHTKSGEEMANHEPSNNEVTKADFEGNEESWVVRDAFETMVSKGLSDYQKKLQLEKLMNLGSGKRRELSDEWKELCAEEVKLNIKKFKFSAMLAEAAKW, from the exons ATGATTTCCTGGTTCAGGGCTTCTCTGCATGTGAGGATTGCGACCATGATGAATCTTGATTTCCCCGACGGCACCTCACCGCCTTCACATATTCCCCGCAGTAGAAAATCCCCACGGAAAAATGCTTCAAagccttctcctcctcctcctcctcctccagaaCCAGCAACAGAACACGTGacaaataagaagaagaagaagaagaaggcattGGCGAGCAGCAGCAGAATCTGGAACGAGGAGGATGAGCTTACTGTGTTAAAAGGGTTAGTGGAATATCAAGCTCAGAAAGGAAACGAACCCAAGAGTAACTGGGGTGACTTTTATCGTTTCGTGGGAGGCTCCATCACGGGGAAATTCTCAAAGGAACAGGTTTTGACTAAGATCCGCAAGCTGAAAGCCAAGTTCATTGCTAACATGCAGAAAGCAAACACTAGCAAATCTGAAGCCTTTCTACTTTCCAAAAGTATATGGGGCCCCCAAAGTGAATCTGATCAGTCTGCTGATCACACCAAGAGTGGT GAGGAAATGGCTAATCATGAACCTTCGAATAATGAGGTAACAAAAGCTGACTTTGAAGGCAACGAGGAGTCATGGGTTGTGCGAGATGCGTTCGAGACCATGGTGTCCAAAGGCTTAAGTGATTATCAAAAGAAGTTGCAGCTTGAGAAGCTGATGAACCTTGGATCTGGTAAAAGAAGAGAGTTGAGCGATGAGTGGAAAGAGTTATGTGCTGAGGAAGTTAAACTCAATATCAAGAAGTTTAAGTTTTCTGCTATGCTTGCAGAGGCTGCTAAATGGTAA